A window of Candidatus Pantoea floridensis contains these coding sequences:
- the nudK gene encoding GDP-mannose pyrophosphatase NudK has translation MSLKINIIKDKLLSENWFVLRNYTYELTRNNGEVVRHKREVYDRGNGATILLYNTEKNSVLLVRQFRIATYVNGNTSGELIETCAGLLDDDSPEDCIRKEAIEETGYQVGKVEKIFEAYMSPGGVTELIHFFAAEYTDAQRATTGGGVEDEEITVLELSFPEALMMVKDGRIRDGKAIMLLQHAQIAGWLQA, from the coding sequence ATGTCGTTAAAGATCAACATCATCAAAGATAAGTTGCTATCAGAAAACTGGTTTGTGCTGCGCAACTACACCTACGAACTCACCCGCAACAATGGCGAAGTCGTACGCCATAAACGCGAAGTTTACGACCGCGGTAATGGTGCGACCATCCTGCTGTATAACACTGAAAAGAATAGCGTTCTGCTGGTACGTCAGTTCCGCATCGCCACCTATGTCAATGGCAATACCAGCGGCGAGCTGATTGAAACCTGTGCAGGATTACTGGATGACGATTCGCCGGAAGATTGCATTCGTAAAGAAGCGATTGAAGAGACCGGCTACCAGGTGGGGAAAGTAGAGAAGATTTTCGAAGCCTATATGTCACCGGGCGGCGTAACGGAACTGATTCACTTCTTTGCGGCAGAATATACCGATGCGCAGCGCGCCACGACAGGCGGCGGCGTTGAGGATGAGGAGATTACCGTGCTGGAGCTGAGTTTCCCGGAAGCGTTGATGATGGTGAAAGATGGCCGCATCCGCGACGGTAAAGCCATTATGCTGCTGCAGCACGCGCAGATCGCCGGTTGGTTGCAGGCGTAA
- a CDS encoding ribokinase encodes MKGKVCVFGSFNLDVVAVMNRFPMPGESLTAHNSMMGPGGKGANQATAALRAGARVHYIGKIGNDDFGMFARRHLEKTGFDAITLFTCKEKPTGNALIYVAGDDAENMISVYPGANTTVTAAEVTRCQPTVAAADILLVQLENNLSAIQRMIDNACAGGTFVIMNPAPWQKVSDALLAKVDLLTPNSTEAMQLSGVKVTDFASAQRAAEVLHRKGARQVIITLGTSGALLSVAGQAPLRIPLFPAQPLDTTGAGDAFNGALAARLASGDELTQAALFAAAYASLCVERSGAAHSMPSYAEALARLQAYPECVPETLGECV; translated from the coding sequence ATGAAAGGAAAAGTGTGTGTGTTTGGCTCGTTTAACCTCGATGTGGTGGCGGTGATGAACCGCTTCCCGATGCCCGGCGAATCGCTCACCGCCCATAACAGCATGATGGGGCCTGGCGGCAAAGGCGCGAACCAGGCCACGGCCGCATTGCGTGCCGGTGCTCGCGTGCACTACATCGGTAAAATTGGCAATGACGACTTCGGCATGTTTGCCCGCCGCCATCTGGAAAAAACCGGCTTCGATGCGATCACCTTGTTTACCTGCAAAGAGAAACCCACCGGCAACGCGCTGATTTACGTTGCGGGTGACGATGCTGAGAACATGATTTCGGTCTATCCTGGCGCCAACACTACCGTCACCGCCGCCGAAGTGACGCGCTGTCAGCCTACCGTTGCCGCCGCGGATATTTTGCTGGTGCAGCTGGAGAACAACCTCAGCGCCATTCAGCGCATGATCGATAACGCTTGTGCTGGCGGCACTTTTGTGATTATGAATCCGGCACCGTGGCAGAAAGTGAGTGATGCGCTGCTGGCGAAAGTGGATCTGCTAACGCCGAACAGCACCGAAGCGATGCAGCTCAGCGGCGTGAAAGTGACCGACTTCGCCAGCGCGCAGCGCGCGGCAGAGGTGCTGCACCGCAAAGGCGCGCGTCAGGTGATCATCACGCTGGGAACCTCTGGTGCCTTGCTGTCGGTTGCAGGCCAAGCACCACTGCGCATTCCCCTGTTCCCGGCGCAGCCGCTGGATACCACCGGCGCGGGCGATGCGTTTAATGGTGCATTAGCGGCCCGTCTGGCTTCCGGTGACGAACTGACACAGGCGGCGCTGTTTGCCGCGGCCTATGCTTCACTGTGCGTGGAGCGTTCTGGTGCAGCGCACTCAATGCCTTCGTATGCCGAAGCGCTGGCAAGATTGCAGGCGTATCCGGAATGTGTCCCGGAAACGTTGGGAGAGTGTGTTTGA
- the alsK gene encoding allose kinase gives MIQRWLGIDIGGTGTRLQLMEEGRIWSSFRKVPTASWAQQPDALTALGQLISETLEQQPVSGVMLGLPGILSRDRQQVISLPFIQALDRQPVAAMLAARLGVPVAMDKDVNHLMMWDLLQLEQLPDNAVGLYPGTGMGNSLWINGQFYHGQHGGAGELGHVPIAGNDLPCPCGNHGCAETVTSGHWLSRWAAANVPETGMSALFSQHRDHPELQAFVQRLAQLIATEMNILDPEYLILGGGVLAMADFPLAQLRSQIQQHLRPPATRDGLKIVFSQSTDHTGCRGACLAAERLFRSA, from the coding sequence ATGATACAACGCTGGCTCGGTATCGACATTGGCGGCACCGGCACACGTCTGCAACTGATGGAAGAAGGTCGCATATGGTCGAGCTTCCGCAAGGTGCCGACGGCCAGCTGGGCGCAGCAGCCCGATGCGTTAACCGCATTGGGTCAGTTAATCAGTGAAACCTTAGAGCAGCAGCCGGTCAGCGGCGTGATGCTCGGTTTACCCGGCATTCTCAGTCGCGATCGTCAGCAGGTGATTTCGCTGCCGTTTATTCAGGCTCTGGATCGTCAGCCCGTTGCTGCCATGCTCGCCGCGCGCCTTGGCGTGCCGGTGGCGATGGATAAAGATGTTAACCATCTGATGATGTGGGATTTGCTGCAGCTGGAGCAACTGCCAGACAACGCCGTGGGCTTGTATCCTGGAACTGGCATGGGCAACAGTTTATGGATCAACGGCCAGTTTTATCACGGTCAACACGGTGGCGCTGGCGAACTTGGCCATGTGCCGATTGCCGGTAACGATCTGCCCTGCCCGTGTGGCAATCACGGCTGCGCAGAAACGGTCACCTCAGGCCATTGGCTGAGCCGCTGGGCGGCCGCTAACGTGCCAGAAACCGGCATGTCGGCGCTGTTTAGCCAGCACCGCGACCATCCGGAATTGCAGGCCTTTGTGCAGCGGCTGGCGCAACTCATTGCTACTGAGATGAACATTCTCGATCCGGAATACCTGATTCTTGGCGGCGGTGTGTTGGCAATGGCTGACTTCCCGCTGGCGCAATTGCGTAGCCAGATTCAGCAGCATTTACGACCGCCCGCCACACGCGATGGCCTGAAGATCGTGTTTAGCCAATCCACCGACCACACCGGTTGCCGCGGGGCCTGTTTAGCTGCAGAACGTCTGTTCAGGAGTGCATGA